From a single Candidatus Thorarchaeota archaeon genomic region:
- a CDS encoding MFS transporter, translating into MGLRASGHFLTLMALYLVNMIMRASFYMTIASIQSNNYLGGLSDWTVAIVLMIYPVVELATVSIFGSYSDKIGRRPIFIMSLFLTGGAALLFALSPIVSIIFIFSGIFGMGAAAEVTSTLSMIADSSSENNRARLMGYFDLSTLMGLAGGYGLGIILLQFGIMPTLILMAGAGACFISAIIAFFTIRETATMAHHEYSIRQLLSHVAKDKRIQMMLPVYVPIISLYGLLIANAENILEEHFTFTATDLIILFGMLGVSLVAGIVIMGHLSDHFMKRRPFIVAGLLGFGVLSFLLVAYASDFAALWAIWPVLPLLGFLAGAFPPAAMAYLTDVSSEESRGSTMGVYSIFFGTGMIIGPGTGAFAYTTWGLWGLGGLVALFILIAIIGTYFMPEVHESSSPEIISND; encoded by the coding sequence ATGGGTCTCAGAGCTTCAGGTCACTTTCTTACGCTAATGGCTCTCTATTTGGTCAACATGATCATGAGGGCCTCTTTCTACATGACGATTGCTAGTATTCAGAGTAACAACTACCTTGGTGGTCTCTCGGACTGGACGGTTGCCATTGTCCTGATGATTTATCCAGTAGTTGAACTGGCAACTGTTTCGATCTTTGGTTCCTATAGTGACAAGATTGGTCGAAGGCCGATTTTTATTATGAGTCTGTTCTTGACTGGTGGTGCGGCCTTGCTCTTCGCGCTCTCGCCAATTGTTTCGATCATTTTCATCTTTTCTGGGATCTTCGGAATGGGTGCCGCAGCCGAGGTGACAAGTACCCTCTCTATGATTGCGGACTCCTCCTCTGAGAATAATCGTGCCAGATTAATGGGTTACTTTGATCTCTCAACCCTAATGGGTCTGGCCGGTGGTTATGGTCTTGGCATTATCCTTCTCCAGTTTGGTATTATGCCTACTCTTATCTTAATGGCTGGGGCAGGTGCCTGTTTTATCAGCGCTATAATCGCGTTCTTTACCATCCGCGAGACCGCAACCATGGCACATCACGAGTACTCCATTAGACAGTTGCTTAGCCATGTTGCTAAGGACAAAAGGATTCAGATGATGCTTCCAGTCTACGTCCCCATTATCTCTCTGTACGGACTTTTAATTGCCAATGCCGAGAATATCCTCGAGGAACACTTCACTTTCACTGCAACAGATCTCATTATCCTATTCGGGATGTTGGGTGTCTCGCTCGTTGCAGGGATTGTAATCATGGGCCATCTCTCTGACCACTTTATGAAGCGACGTCCCTTCATTGTAGCTGGTCTGCTAGGATTTGGGGTCCTCTCATTTCTCTTGGTGGCCTATGCCTCTGACTTTGCTGCCCTATGGGCGATCTGGCCCGTTCTGCCACTCTTGGGCTTCTTAGCCGGTGCATTTCCGCCTGCTGCTATGGCCTACCTGACCGACGTATCCAGTGAGGAATCGCGTGGGAGCACGATGGGTGTCTATAGCATCTTCTTCGGTACTGGAATGATCATTGGTCCCGGAACAGGTGCCTTTGCCTATACTACTTGGGGGCTCTGGGGTCTCGGTGGTCTAGTTGCATTATTCATCCTGATAGCCATCATTGGAACCTATTTCATGCCCGAGGTCCATGAATCTTCGTCCCCTGAAATAATCAGCAATGATTAA
- a CDS encoding ATP-binding protein produces the protein MADGKLWLGYKLGKDGKRTNEKFEISTDLLRRHGGVFGSTGSGKTVLSKVILEEAALQGIPIIAFDPQGDIASLMIPGDPKKLKEKGVDPARLKEYMEKVQVRVYTPASSKGLAISINPLKLPDKKADPDDMIRLLDNSARTLVKVLAKVAGLSRSWESKSFAALYELLRVTWEKGIDVKHLMDLANLLVASPEEVGVDLEPFMKLSEREKLASAIRSLTVGSSQLLFKEEGQIDFDELTRPVGGKTPLNVIFLKTLRSEEEKHFFIAIVLNQLYSWMLRQGFTEKPRMILFMDEAAPFIPAGMKAPGPKEIFLLLFRQARKYGIECLIATQSPKDIDYKAFEQFNTIASGRISSEQSLKVLERILEPIAGEKEAEEIINALPGQQTASFIFSSADLKPRVNRLGVRWLLTKHITLTERDVKKHMEALVKQQEKILKEMEKRRLEEERRKAAERKKQEEQRRKELERKKKEEEKRKAEEAKRKAEAEKRRQREAELAALKQKFKTAKDDEPVFETRGQAQKVSYNDIVNAFVAKIEKIAKTRFGLPFLKELAKRGSLNYEKSLAFYLKETREAIKLGLAKKDKCPTKRGKMIPCIIFDFEYVLSQVIKSMGIKKPEYVDDQRLKKRFGEIIKKASKNSLLERIVLGEPLLEF, from the coding sequence ATGGCTGATGGAAAATTGTGGCTTGGCTACAAATTGGGTAAGGATGGAAAACGGACTAATGAAAAGTTCGAGATTAGTACTGATCTACTACGACGACATGGTGGCGTGTTTGGATCAACCGGTTCTGGGAAGACCGTGTTAAGTAAGGTGATACTGGAAGAGGCAGCTCTTCAAGGAATTCCCATAATTGCTTTTGATCCCCAGGGTGATATTGCTTCACTGATGATTCCGGGGGATCCCAAGAAGCTCAAAGAGAAAGGCGTTGATCCCGCCCGGCTTAAGGAGTACATGGAAAAAGTTCAGGTCCGTGTCTATACGCCCGCAAGTAGCAAGGGCTTGGCAATCTCGATTAATCCTCTGAAGCTCCCTGACAAGAAGGCCGACCCCGATGATATGATCCGGCTCTTGGACAATTCTGCTCGCACGCTTGTAAAAGTACTTGCTAAGGTCGCAGGCCTCTCGCGTTCTTGGGAGAGCAAGTCCTTTGCTGCTTTGTACGAGTTACTCCGTGTGACATGGGAAAAGGGCATCGATGTCAAACACCTCATGGATCTGGCCAACTTGTTGGTGGCCTCACCTGAAGAGGTGGGTGTTGACCTTGAGCCGTTCATGAAGTTATCAGAGCGGGAAAAGCTTGCATCTGCAATTCGCAGTCTGACTGTGGGTTCTTCGCAGCTCCTCTTCAAAGAGGAGGGACAGATCGATTTTGACGAACTCACTCGTCCCGTTGGTGGCAAGACCCCGCTCAATGTCATCTTTCTCAAGACGCTACGTAGCGAGGAAGAGAAACACTTCTTCATCGCCATTGTTCTTAATCAATTGTATTCATGGATGCTTCGTCAGGGCTTTACTGAGAAGCCCCGAATGATTCTCTTTATGGATGAGGCTGCACCCTTTATCCCCGCAGGCATGAAGGCTCCCGGACCAAAAGAGATCTTCCTTCTTCTCTTCCGTCAGGCGCGTAAGTACGGTATTGAGTGTCTGATTGCAACTCAGAGCCCCAAAGACATCGACTACAAGGCGTTCGAGCAGTTCAACACGATCGCCTCTGGTCGTATCAGTAGTGAGCAGTCGCTCAAGGTCTTGGAGCGTATTCTTGAACCGATTGCTGGTGAGAAGGAGGCCGAAGAGATCATCAATGCCCTTCCCGGGCAACAGACCGCCTCATTCATCTTTTCATCGGCTGACCTGAAGCCGCGCGTTAATCGTCTTGGTGTACGATGGTTGCTGACCAAACATATCACGCTGACAGAACGCGATGTGAAGAAGCACATGGAGGCTCTCGTCAAGCAGCAGGAGAAGATCCTCAAAGAGATGGAAAAGCGACGACTGGAGGAAGAGCGTCGTAAGGCAGCAGAGCGTAAGAAACAGGAAGAACAGCGTCGTAAAGAATTGGAACGAAAGAAGAAAGAGGAAGAGAAACGTAAGGCTGAGGAGGCAAAGCGCAAGGCCGAAGCAGAGAAACGGCGGCAACGCGAGGCAGAACTTGCAGCGCTGAAACAGAAATTCAAGACGGCTAAGGATGATGAGCCAGTCTTTGAGACCCGTGGTCAAGCGCAGAAGGTTTCCTATAATGACATTGTGAACGCTTTTGTTGCCAAGATCGAGAAAATCGCCAAGACCCGATTTGGTCTACCCTTCCTGAAAGAACTCGCAAAACGTGGTTCCCTGAACTATGAGAAGTCCCTCGCCTTCTATCTCAAAGAGACCCGTGAGGCCATCAAGCTCGGGCTTGCAAAGAAGGACAAGTGTCCGACAAAGCGTGGGAAGATGATCCCATGCATTATCTTTGACTTTGAATATGTGCTCAGTCAAGTCATCAAATCAATGGGCATTAAGAAACCCGAGTACGTTGATGATCAGCGTCTGAAGAAGCGTTTCGGAGAGATCATCAAAAAGGCATCAAAGAACAGTCTTCTCGAACGCATTGTTCTTGGTGAGCCGCTCTTGGAGTTCTAA
- a CDS encoding HAD hydrolase-like protein, protein MNLRDKKLWLFDVDNTLIQDIEHPVVFDDAKVLVDALQEGGKTLGVLTNTGRLSSRQIYTALKRAGFAFDLEKIFSAGAGAAAYIHNRQPNARCFVISEGGARDDFIERGLEVVNNPPVDYVAVGADRGMTFQELNFAAKMLLDGAKLVCISGSRQYPGIYLGVEDVYIGELSIVRALEDATGVKAVIVGKPLPEICIESVKALGFTPEESVIVGDNPNSDIAGGNAAGLTTILVRRRDNIIPFESGDLDTTPTLAVDSLEEVIDLL, encoded by the coding sequence GTGAATCTTAGGGATAAGAAGCTCTGGTTGTTTGATGTCGATAATACACTTATCCAAGACATAGAGCACCCTGTAGTATTTGATGACGCCAAAGTACTAGTCGACGCATTACAAGAGGGAGGAAAGACCCTTGGAGTGCTGACAAACACGGGACGACTCTCCTCACGGCAGATCTATACTGCTCTAAAACGTGCGGGATTTGCGTTCGACCTTGAAAAGATCTTCAGTGCAGGAGCTGGCGCTGCGGCGTACATACACAACAGACAGCCTAACGCAAGATGCTTTGTCATCAGTGAGGGCGGTGCACGAGACGATTTCATAGAGAGAGGGCTGGAGGTCGTCAACAATCCACCAGTGGACTATGTTGCAGTGGGCGCGGATAGAGGTATGACATTTCAAGAACTTAATTTTGCAGCCAAGATGCTTCTTGATGGAGCAAAACTAGTATGCATCAGCGGAAGCAGACAATATCCGGGAATCTATCTTGGAGTGGAAGATGTCTACATCGGAGAGCTATCAATTGTACGAGCCCTCGAGGATGCAACTGGCGTGAAGGCTGTAATCGTTGGAAAGCCCCTCCCGGAGATCTGCATAGAGAGCGTAAAGGCACTCGGTTTCACTCCGGAAGAGTCGGTCATTGTAGGGGATAATCCTAATTCGGACATTGCAGGAGGCAATGCCGCAGGACTCACAACAATACTGGTTCGCAGACGTGACAATATTATCCCCTTTGAATCGGGAGACCTCGACACCACTCCTACACTTGCGGTGGACAGTCTTGAGGAAGTCATCGATCTGCTGTAG
- a CDS encoding cupin domain-containing protein, whose product MRWLIGKNTGARTYAMRIFEIAPGGKVPLHHHPEEHEIFVLQGQITLLGEHGTKIGKKDDVIFIPPNEPHGYDNTEGKEPFRFICVIPLLEKE is encoded by the coding sequence ATGCGATGGCTAATTGGTAAGAACACCGGCGCAAGAACGTATGCAATGCGGATTTTCGAGATAGCACCAGGGGGAAAGGTCCCACTTCATCATCATCCTGAAGAACACGAGATCTTCGTCCTGCAGGGCCAGATCACATTATTGGGTGAACATGGTACGAAGATAGGCAAGAAGGATGATGTCATTTTCATTCCGCCAAACGAGCCTCACGGGTATGATAACACCGAGGGAAAAGAACCCTTCAGATTCATTTGCGTCATACCGCTTCTTGAAAAGGAATAG
- a CDS encoding DHH family phosphoesterase — protein MDILETIPQKMKDYLTEAADIVRDAKSVVAISHIDADGITALAIVLQLLERSGLTPIWRNIHQLNSETIKEVRDLVRENRPDLLIFSDLGTGQKRSIEELVKTEEYIQHVIILDHHLPQDDTPGTDEPHSERIIEINPHNHGIDGSYEVSGAGVSFLLAMATDPRNVDLSELAIVGATGDLQRYYGRGFVGVNKSILAVAEEHSIVRIKRDLTFFGINTRPLPFLLEYATDPYLPGLTGERDACYEFFESRHIPLKNEYDEWRVWTDLSPDEKSRAIQGIIHVIIDAGYSTHVAQGIIGDVVELLHRPLRSEMRNAKEFSTLLNACGRNSRPEIGVLVCMNAEEAYVQARTLLQVHRQNLAQALRRLEQNGYDEIEGMYLVNDPETPDTIVGIVIGMAQGSRIVPTNRPVLGIATRTTDDSPFVKISGRAQKFLVKRGINLKETFVEVAHILNEQYGKLVVEAGGHPMAAGAFVLSEHLDEFLELVSMRFAQVLRGDVKK, from the coding sequence ATGGATATCCTTGAGACCATACCCCAAAAGATGAAGGACTATTTGACAGAGGCTGCTGATATAGTTCGTGACGCAAAGAGTGTCGTTGCGATCTCTCATATTGATGCTGATGGAATAACTGCACTAGCCATTGTTCTCCAGCTCCTTGAACGATCGGGCCTTACTCCTATCTGGAGAAATATTCATCAATTAAATTCTGAGACCATCAAAGAAGTTCGCGATTTGGTGCGTGAAAACCGACCTGACCTTTTGATCTTCAGCGACTTGGGTACCGGGCAAAAGCGCTCGATTGAGGAACTTGTTAAGACTGAAGAGTATATCCAACATGTTATCATCTTGGACCACCATCTCCCCCAAGATGATACTCCGGGTACCGATGAGCCTCACAGTGAACGCATCATCGAGATCAATCCGCACAATCACGGGATCGATGGTTCGTATGAGGTCTCAGGCGCAGGTGTGTCGTTCCTCCTGGCCATGGCCACCGACCCGCGAAATGTAGATCTCAGCGAATTGGCAATTGTCGGTGCAACTGGTGATCTCCAGAGATACTATGGTCGAGGTTTTGTCGGGGTCAACAAATCGATACTTGCAGTCGCAGAAGAACATTCGATCGTCAGGATAAAACGTGACCTGACCTTCTTTGGGATCAACACCCGACCCTTGCCATTTCTACTCGAATATGCCACTGATCCGTACTTACCCGGGTTGACCGGGGAACGTGATGCCTGTTACGAATTCTTCGAGTCACGGCACATTCCGCTCAAAAACGAATATGATGAGTGGCGGGTCTGGACCGATCTCTCTCCTGATGAAAAGTCACGCGCAATTCAAGGAATCATTCATGTGATCATTGACGCTGGTTACAGCACACATGTTGCTCAGGGCATCATTGGTGATGTTGTGGAGTTGCTGCACCGTCCTCTCAGAAGCGAGATGCGAAATGCCAAAGAATTCTCTACTCTTCTAAACGCTTGTGGTCGAAACTCGCGTCCTGAGATTGGAGTGCTCGTGTGCATGAATGCAGAAGAGGCCTACGTTCAGGCTCGGACTCTGCTACAGGTCCATCGTCAGAATCTGGCTCAGGCCCTTCGTAGGCTTGAACAGAACGGTTACGACGAGATCGAGGGTATGTACCTTGTCAACGATCCCGAGACCCCGGATACTATTGTGGGTATTGTGATTGGAATGGCTCAGGGCTCACGAATCGTTCCTACAAATCGTCCAGTCCTTGGAATTGCCACTCGGACGACAGATGACTCCCCCTTTGTCAAGATCTCTGGCCGGGCACAAAAATTCCTTGTGAAGCGCGGTATCAATCTGAAGGAGACCTTTGTTGAAGTTGCTCATATTCTAAATGAGCAATATGGCAAGCTCGTCGTGGAAGCAGGTGGTCACCCCATGGCCGCAGGAGCCTTTGTTCTCAGTGAGCATCTTGATGAGTTTTTAGAACTAGTATCCATGAGATTTGCACAAGTGCTTCGTGGCGACGTAAAAAAATGA
- a CDS encoding NUDIX hydrolase: MLSDRLYPKRPICGVGAFVIGPKGLLMARRDKEPGKGLWSVPGGAVELGETQEEAAKREILEETGIHIEILRLLGTADLIERDPDGKIMFHYVLNHYIARPLDTETHAETPEGEVAWFPLDNLPKDEIPELLWGAIQRYMSDLKAAANKLER; the protein is encoded by the coding sequence ATGTTGAGTGATAGATTGTATCCCAAACGCCCAATATGCGGGGTGGGTGCATTTGTCATAGGGCCAAAAGGATTACTCATGGCCCGCCGCGACAAGGAACCCGGCAAAGGACTCTGGAGCGTTCCAGGTGGCGCTGTTGAACTTGGCGAGACTCAAGAGGAGGCTGCCAAGCGGGAGATCCTTGAAGAGACTGGCATTCATATAGAGATTCTCAGACTGTTGGGTACAGCAGACCTCATTGAGCGAGACCCCGATGGAAAGATCATGTTCCATTATGTTCTCAACCATTACATTGCTAGACCACTTGACACAGAAACCCATGCTGAAACACCTGAGGGGGAAGTTGCATGGTTCCCACTTGACAACCTACCAAAAGACGAGATCCCTGAACTATTGTGGGGGGCCATCCAGAGGTACATGAGCGACCTCAAGGCTGCTGCAAACAAGTTAGAACGATAG
- a CDS encoding tetratricopeptide repeat protein: protein MQTKEFDRAIEALEDQRFKEATVILEDLVETNGNDPELLVYLGLAYLQNEQPRKAIDVLLVANEQIENHCVVAQFLGRAYKAIRDYDCAETYLKQAISADPELYEAWLDLAEVLYFTKQYGEAARILEEAVVRFPEDPALHSLRAMSFYRLGDYTEAARAWGAVSALRPESIVALANYGYSLLFVGRIDDAKNVIDKAKEMAPDHYRTIMLEGEMAFQMRNYKTAHNAFTKALHQCPTSIEALSRLAVITYQLHDEIAAEGYLNRAKRLVEEEPTSWQRLCNVHVLLKKFDDLLHCLNMVIEEDTTSAAAWIALAIEETRRGHSEEAKVAWVKSIKLRGYIKTYCPQCNQHMRIPVVNTAKVNLDIPVYCVYCDRELALPEHLSTV from the coding sequence TTGCAGACAAAGGAATTCGATCGTGCTATTGAGGCTCTTGAAGATCAGCGCTTCAAAGAAGCCACGGTCATCCTTGAGGATCTTGTGGAGACCAATGGTAATGATCCAGAACTGCTCGTCTATCTTGGTCTCGCATATCTACAGAACGAGCAGCCCAGGAAGGCTATTGATGTCCTCCTCGTGGCGAATGAACAGATCGAGAACCATTGCGTGGTCGCGCAGTTTCTAGGGAGAGCCTACAAGGCGATTCGCGATTACGACTGCGCAGAAACATATCTGAAACAGGCCATCAGTGCAGATCCTGAACTGTATGAGGCATGGCTCGATCTTGCGGAAGTACTCTACTTCACTAAACAGTATGGTGAGGCTGCACGAATACTGGAAGAGGCTGTCGTCCGGTTCCCTGAAGATCCAGCACTGCACTCGCTCCGAGCGATGAGCTTCTATCGTCTTGGTGACTATACGGAAGCAGCACGGGCATGGGGGGCGGTCAGTGCCCTGCGACCGGAATCGATCGTTGCCCTTGCAAACTATGGATACTCACTCCTCTTTGTCGGAAGAATCGATGATGCCAAGAATGTGATCGACAAGGCCAAAGAGATGGCCCCGGACCATTACAGGACGATCATGCTTGAGGGCGAAATGGCATTTCAAATGAGAAACTACAAGACGGCACATAACGCTTTCACCAAGGCCTTACATCAATGCCCAACAAGCATCGAAGCACTCAGTAGACTTGCGGTGATCACATACCAATTACACGACGAGATTGCAGCTGAAGGATATCTGAACAGGGCAAAGAGACTTGTAGAAGAAGAGCCAACCTCATGGCAGCGACTTTGTAATGTGCACGTGCTTCTGAAGAAGTTTGATGATCTGCTTCACTGCTTGAACATGGTCATCGAAGAAGATACAACCTCAGCAGCAGCATGGATTGCACTTGCCATTGAAGAAACCCGGAGAGGTCATTCTGAAGAGGCAAAGGTCGCATGGGTCAAATCGATCAAGCTCAGAGGGTATATCAAGACCTATTGCCCACAGTGCAATCAACACATGAGAATCCCTGTAGTAAACACAGCAAAAGTGAATCTTGATATCCCTGTCTATTGCGTGTATTGTGATAGGGAACTCGCATTGCCCGAACATCTATCAACAGTATGA
- a CDS encoding 50S ribosomal protein L11 methyltransferase gives MMSSRKYATPFSLLHAVSLLSHRLRLHKFQEAIRQVVTPESYVVDLGTGTGVLAMLAAQAGARRVTAVDINKMSIDYAMHAARRNGLTQIDFVTAHFSEFIPDEPADVVICEMLSSMMLVEQQVPACRYAAKHILKENGIILPRSARVYIVPVECPSLWSRFEVSGLGFPRVPQTVGRGESRDLADAVLLVTHDFTNPDAPEIVESEISFTTVSDGIAHGLVGLFEADLSESIHLVMEDGWRDLFLPFDPPIPLKTGDKVVVAIRYIPGDVRSLEIRVS, from the coding sequence ATGATGAGTTCCAGAAAATATGCGACTCCTTTCTCGCTGCTCCATGCTGTGAGTCTACTCAGTCACCGGTTACGGCTTCACAAGTTCCAAGAAGCGATACGACAGGTTGTCACTCCCGAATCCTATGTTGTTGATCTCGGGACTGGTACGGGAGTCTTGGCTATGCTCGCCGCACAGGCGGGAGCGCGAAGAGTCACTGCTGTTGATATTAATAAGATGTCGATTGACTATGCCATGCACGCAGCTAGGCGCAATGGTCTTACCCAAATCGATTTCGTGACGGCGCACTTTTCGGAGTTTATCCCCGATGAGCCTGCGGATGTTGTTATCTGCGAGATGCTCTCCTCTATGATGCTTGTCGAGCAACAGGTCCCCGCGTGCAGATATGCAGCAAAGCATATACTCAAGGAAAATGGGATCATCCTTCCAAGATCTGCTCGTGTCTATATTGTGCCTGTAGAGTGCCCTTCGTTATGGTCGCGTTTTGAGGTCTCGGGACTTGGCTTTCCACGAGTCCCTCAGACAGTTGGTCGGGGTGAGTCAAGGGATCTTGCAGATGCTGTCCTACTTGTCACTCACGATTTTACCAATCCCGATGCGCCCGAGATCGTGGAATCTGAGATCTCATTTACTACGGTCTCGGATGGTATTGCACATGGTCTGGTTGGTCTCTTTGAGGCCGACCTCTCGGAATCAATCCATCTCGTTATGGAGGATGGCTGGCGTGATCTCTTTCTTCCCTTTGACCCGCCCATTCCTCTAAAGACTGGTGATAAGGTTGTAGTTGCTATCCGGTATATTCCTGGGGATGTGAGGAGCCTTGAGATTCGCGTTTCATAG
- a CDS encoding acyl-CoA thioesterase, with amino-acid sequence MDGKCVADSRTTMTQVVFPNDVNNNGTLYGGRLLDWIDTLGGIVAKRHSRSTIVTASIDSLNFLNPIRQRDIVMLEAWINYVGTASMEIEVRVTSENPITGETRKTCRAFLTYVSIGPDGRPKRVPPLILTTEDEKTRFEQAKKRREERLHIRTLEPIEW; translated from the coding sequence ATGGATGGTAAATGTGTCGCGGACTCGAGGACGACGATGACTCAGGTCGTATTTCCAAATGATGTCAATAACAATGGTACCTTGTACGGAGGACGCCTTCTGGATTGGATCGACACACTAGGGGGAATTGTGGCAAAACGCCACAGTAGAAGCACAATAGTGACGGCCTCGATCGACTCACTGAATTTTCTGAACCCCATCCGCCAACGGGATATTGTGATGCTAGAGGCGTGGATCAACTATGTGGGAACTGCATCAATGGAGATCGAGGTACGAGTGACCTCAGAGAATCCGATAACGGGCGAGACCCGAAAGACATGCAGGGCGTTTCTCACATATGTCTCAATTGGTCCAGATGGCAGACCAAAACGAGTACCGCCACTCATCCTAACAACGGAAGATGAAAAGACAAGATTTGAACAGGCAAAGAAGAGAAGGGAGGAGCGACTTCACATCAGGACTCTTGAACCAATAGAGTGGTAA
- a CDS encoding phosphoribosyltransferase, producing the protein MMDLKGPLCYLLDFDDIYKYANQTALKIKESNWRPDVIVGIARGGWVHARIQCDLLGVKELYSVKVDHWGVTATKDGKARLTSPLNADIKGKKVLVIDDITDTGESLTMAVEHVKEQGPADVRSATLMHIVGSKFKPDYFGVEVTWAWEIFPWNRMEDLAHLVLEVFKGEKLTDMETRDVKKHLREYNNVVLPDDELEKVRNHMIFLGHLKDSPQGKWKLKK; encoded by the coding sequence ATGATGGATCTTAAAGGCCCCCTCTGCTATTTGCTTGACTTTGATGATATCTACAAGTACGCCAATCAGACTGCGCTCAAGATCAAGGAATCTAATTGGCGTCCTGATGTGATTGTTGGCATCGCCCGTGGTGGTTGGGTGCATGCACGAATCCAATGTGACCTGCTGGGAGTCAAAGAACTTTACAGTGTAAAGGTGGATCACTGGGGTGTCACTGCCACGAAAGATGGTAAGGCACGATTGACCAGCCCTCTGAATGCTGATATCAAGGGGAAGAAGGTTCTTGTGATAGATGACATCACTGATACGGGTGAGAGCCTGACCATGGCCGTGGAACATGTGAAGGAGCAGGGTCCCGCCGATGTCCGGTCTGCTACCCTGATGCATATTGTTGGCTCCAAGTTCAAGCCTGACTACTTCGGTGTAGAGGTGACCTGGGCTTGGGAGATATTCCCATGGAATCGGATGGAAGATCTTGCACATCTCGTTCTTGAAGTGTTTAAGGGTGAAAAATTGACCGACATGGAGACCCGTGATGTCAAGAAGCACCTTCGAGAATACAACAATGTTGTTTTACCCGATGACGAACTTGAGAAGGTTCGTAATCATATGATCTTCCTTGGACACTTGAAGGATTCTCCACAGGGTAAGTGGAAACTCAAGAAATAG